A stretch of the Vicinamibacteria bacterium genome encodes the following:
- a CDS encoding FtsX-like permease family protein, which yields MRFLRYIARHLRHSWIRTGSTVLAMSVCIFLFCTLETLVAAISWNLKSASASRLISRHSVGLTFNLPRAYKSRISGVPGVKGVAGYNWFGGFLGTPPDPKKFFPNFAIEGEDFLAMDPEYILTPEEKQAFLSDRRGCIVGPDTAEKFGWKVGDVIQLTSVIPPYQVGKPFEFVIRAIFRVDNARYPGTNAGVMFFNYEYLDEATRGKAGISMYKILIETPEKAGAVSKAIDSLFENADPPTRTETEAAFRAGFIAMAGNLALLLRAIGLAVSFTILLVTANTMSMAVRDRRTEIAVLKTLGFPSRLVMGLIMIEALLLATLGGGLGLLLSRLAIHALPKLPFVGDAVAGFPNLGLSPTVGGLGIGIALLLGLLAGLVPAVGAYRSRIADSLKGI from the coding sequence ATGCGGTTCCTCCGCTACATAGCCAGGCACCTGAGGCACAGCTGGATTCGCACTGGAAGCACGGTGCTGGCGATGTCGGTGTGCATCTTTCTCTTTTGCACCCTCGAGACGCTGGTCGCCGCCATCAGTTGGAACCTAAAGAGCGCAAGCGCCTCCCGGCTGATCAGCCGGCATTCGGTGGGCCTTACCTTCAACCTCCCGCGCGCCTACAAGAGCCGGATCTCTGGTGTTCCCGGGGTGAAGGGCGTGGCTGGCTACAATTGGTTCGGCGGGTTCTTAGGCACGCCGCCTGACCCCAAGAAGTTCTTCCCCAACTTCGCGATCGAGGGGGAGGACTTCCTGGCCATGGACCCCGAGTACATCCTCACCCCCGAGGAGAAGCAGGCCTTCTTGAGCGATCGCCGGGGCTGCATCGTCGGGCCCGACACGGCCGAGAAGTTCGGCTGGAAGGTAGGGGACGTGATCCAGCTGACGAGCGTGATTCCCCCCTACCAGGTGGGCAAGCCGTTCGAGTTCGTGATCCGGGCGATCTTTCGCGTCGACAACGCCCGGTATCCGGGCACGAATGCGGGCGTGATGTTCTTTAACTACGAGTACCTCGACGAGGCAACCCGGGGCAAGGCCGGGATCAGCATGTACAAAATCCTCATCGAGACACCCGAGAAGGCGGGGGCCGTCTCCAAAGCGATCGATAGCCTGTTCGAGAACGCAGATCCTCCAACCCGCACCGAGACCGAGGCCGCCTTTCGCGCGGGGTTCATCGCGATGGCCGGCAACCTGGCCTTGCTCCTCCGGGCCATCGGCCTGGCGGTGAGCTTCACGATCCTGCTCGTGACCGCCAATACCATGAGCATGGCCGTGCGGGACCGCCGGACGGAGATCGCGGTTCTCAAGACCCTCGGGTTTCCGAGTCGGCTCGTGATGGGGCTCATCATGATAGAGGCCCTTTTGCTGGCCACCCTGGGCGGAGGCCTCGGCCTTTTGCTGAGCCGGCTCGCCATCCACGCGCTGCCCAAGCTCCCGTTCGTGGGTGACGCGGTGGCGGGGTTCCCGAACCTTGGGTTGTCCCCGACCGTGGGTGGCCTCGGGATCGGCATCGCCCTCCTTCTCGGGCTCCTGGCCGGCCTCGTGCCCGCGGTGGGCGCCTATCGCTCACGGATCGCCGATTCATTGAAGGGGATCTAG
- a CDS encoding ABC transporter permease: MALPVSYNVRNLRVRWRTNLLAIAGIALVVAVFVVLHAVSAGFRLALRATGRSDNAIVVQKGATSELTSGFTREDAERILVDSRVARGSDGVPLASPEIVVIANLARVADGSLTNVLFRGVTTRAFDVRGGIRLTSGRKFKPGLYELVAGDKAQARYGLGQGSTVKIQRHDWTVVGVFASEGSGFESELWGDVDVMAGEFHREGGYQSLVLRLKEATSLPSLMKDIADNPGVQLEAKEERRFYEDEAGPTAKAIMGLAVFVALIMGVGAVFGAMNTMYAVVASRTREIGTLRALGFSRRAILLAFVTESAFLAFVGGCLGCVLALPADGLATATGGPNFSELAFAFRITAGAVSSGLIFAVVMGICGGLLPSVRAARLPIINALREA; encoded by the coding sequence GTGGCTCTCCCCGTTTCTTACAACGTCAGGAACCTGCGCGTGCGGTGGCGTACGAATCTGCTCGCCATCGCAGGGATCGCCCTGGTGGTGGCGGTGTTTGTCGTACTGCACGCGGTTTCGGCGGGGTTCCGGCTCGCCTTGAGGGCCACGGGGCGCTCCGACAATGCCATCGTGGTGCAGAAGGGAGCGACATCCGAGCTCACGTCGGGCTTCACCAGGGAGGATGCGGAGCGGATCCTGGTGGACAGCCGAGTGGCCCGCGGGAGCGATGGCGTGCCTCTGGCTTCTCCCGAGATCGTGGTGATCGCGAACCTCGCGCGGGTGGCCGATGGGAGCCTGACCAACGTCCTCTTCCGGGGGGTCACGACGCGCGCTTTCGACGTTCGGGGGGGAATCCGACTGACCTCGGGAAGGAAGTTCAAGCCCGGGCTCTACGAGCTCGTGGCCGGGGACAAGGCCCAGGCCCGCTACGGGCTGGGCCAGGGGAGCACGGTCAAGATCCAGAGGCACGATTGGACGGTGGTGGGCGTCTTCGCCTCCGAGGGCAGCGGTTTCGAGAGCGAGCTCTGGGGGGATGTGGACGTCATGGCCGGAGAGTTCCATCGCGAAGGCGGGTATCAGAGCCTCGTGCTTCGTCTCAAGGAGGCGACGAGCCTGCCCTCCCTAATGAAGGACATCGCGGACAACCCCGGAGTCCAGCTGGAGGCGAAGGAGGAGCGCCGGTTCTACGAGGACGAGGCGGGGCCGACGGCTAAGGCGATCATGGGTCTGGCCGTCTTTGTCGCGCTCATCATGGGCGTGGGCGCCGTCTTCGGGGCCATGAATACCATGTACGCGGTCGTGGCCTCGCGTACGCGCGAGATCGGGACCCTGCGCGCGCTGGGCTTCTCGCGGCGCGCGATCCTCCTGGCATTCGTCACCGAGTCCGCGTTTCTCGCGTTCGTAGGGGGCTGTCTGGGTTGCGTGCTGGCCCTTCCCGCCGACGGCCTGGCCACCGCCACCGGCGGGCCGAACTTCTCCGAGCTTGCCTTCGCTTTCCGGATTACCGCCGGAGCCGTCTCGTCTGGGCTCATTTTCGCGGTGGTCATGGGAATCTGCGGCGGGCTGCTGCCTTCGGTACGGGCGGCGCGGCTCCCGATCATCAATGCCCTTCGCGAGGCCTGA